The bacterium DNA window ACGCCGCTCTGAGCGAGCGCGACCTCGGCCGTCACTGGCACACCCTTATGCAAGAGAGAGACCCACTTGATTGAAAAACGGCTGCGGGTGTTGCTCTATGCTCTGTACGACTGGGGCAACTCCTCTTTCACCACCCTGGTGGTGACATTCATTTACAGCACCTATTTCACCAAGGCCATGGCCCCGGATCAGATCACAGGGACGGCGCTCTGGTCGCGAGCGGTGACCGCCACCGCGCTGATCGTGGCCCTGGCCTCGCCGCTGCTGGGAGTGTGGGCCGACCGCGGCGGGCACCGACGGGGGCTTCTGGCCGCGAGCAGCCTGCTCTGCATCGGGGCCACCGCTGCGCTGACTTTTATCACCCCCGGCCACTGGCTGGCCGCGCTGATCGTTTTCACCCTGGCCAATGTCGGGTTCGAGCAGGGGATGGTGTTCTACAACTCGTTCCTGCCAGATATCGCCGACCGGCACAACATCGGACGCATCTCGGGCTGGGCCTGGGGCCTGGGCTACGCCGGGGGCCTGTGCTGCCTGGCCCTGGCCCTGGTGGGGTTCGTCACCGAGAACCCCTGGTTCGGCCTGAGCACGGAGGCGGGGTTCAACATCCGCGCCACCAACCTTCTGACCGCAGCCTGGTTCGCGCTTTTCGGCCTGCCGTTCGTGCTGTTTTTCCGCGGGCGGGCGCGCACTGCCGAACCAGCCCCAACAGCGACGGGAGCGGCCGCGCGGGGCGGACGGTTCCTGGCGACACTGGGACGGCTGCGGCGCTACCCCCAGGCGTTGCGTTTCCTGATCGCGCGGCTGTTGTACAATGACGGGTTGATAACTATCTTCGCTTTCGGCGGCATCTACGCGGCCGGGACTTTCGGGATGACTTTCCGCCAGATAATCGTGTTCGGCATCGCGCTGAACGTGGCCGCAGGTATAGGTGCGTTCGCGTTCGGCTGGCTGGATGACCGTGCCGGGGCCAAAGCCACGGTCCAGGTGAGCAACGTGGCCCTGGCCGGGGCGGTGACTCTGGCCGTGCTCACCCGCTCGCTGGCCCTGTTCTGGGTGGCGGCCATAGCGATCGGGCTGTTCGCCGGGCCGAACCAGTCGGCCAGCCGCTCCCTGTTGGCCCGATTCACCCCGGCCGAGCGCGAGGGCGAGTTCTTCGGGTTCTACGCCCTGTCGGGCAAGTTCACCTCGTTCCTCGGGCCGCTGTTTCTGGGCCTGGTGACCCAACTTAGCGGCAGCCAGCGCTGGGGCATGAGCACGCTGCTGATCTTTTTCGTGGTGGGCGGGCTGCTCCTGGCCGGAGTTGATGAGGCCGCCGGGGTGGAGGCCGCCACCGCGGTCCACCCGGATTGAGGCCTTTAGCAGCGCAATCCGCCCGGGAGGGCGTCGCATGAAAAAACTGCTCGGCATTCTCTGGAGCGCCTACATAATCCTCCTGCCGCTCAACCTGACTTTCTGGCTGGGCGTGGA harbors:
- a CDS encoding MFS transporter, which codes for MIEKRLRVLLYALYDWGNSSFTTLVVTFIYSTYFTKAMAPDQITGTALWSRAVTATALIVALASPLLGVWADRGGHRRGLLAASSLLCIGATAALTFITPGHWLAALIVFTLANVGFEQGMVFYNSFLPDIADRHNIGRISGWAWGLGYAGGLCCLALALVGFVTENPWFGLSTEAGFNIRATNLLTAAWFALFGLPFVLFFRGRARTAEPAPTATGAAARGGRFLATLGRLRRYPQALRFLIARLLYNDGLITIFAFGGIYAAGTFGMTFRQIIVFGIALNVAAGIGAFAFGWLDDRAGAKATVQVSNVALAGAVTLAVLTRSLALFWVAAIAIGLFAGPNQSASRSLLARFTPAEREGEFFGFYALSGKFTSFLGPLFLGLVTQLSGSQRWGMSTLLIFFVVGGLLLAGVDEAAGVEAATAVHPD